The following are encoded together in the Candidatus Cloacimonadota bacterium genome:
- a CDS encoding phosphatase PAP2 family protein: MNLGIPILIMALSAWLFDKYPCDIKLQNYYYQLGWYMNDVLWVQLIYKFGNVPALMVSIGALCLFAHSFRQRSRYQRNRKLYIFLVLAMILGPGIVVNSILKDNWGRPRPRELQIYGGKYQYEAPLQIDTSSTGKSFPCGHATMGFYFFAPALVLGLKRKLYQYMLFLFALLYGSLIGWVRIMQGGHFLSDVLYSGVIVYLCTYTLWLALSLDQKPFISKRNVRLRLKIWHKALFLLSGIAIVAGVLLATPYSKNQQISNLEVGNKELVIDIQKAHVSLFFSDSLYVANKVQGFGFPGSKALMELSEETNSIILYQNVAGFFTEMNSEIQIVADTLCTKNLRLSIQEGDLFIDASAARRSQIGIQEETSEVSDSSKKYIIKAQKVIYRQ, from the coding sequence ATGAATTTGGGAATCCCAATACTAATCATGGCTTTGAGTGCATGGCTGTTCGATAAGTACCCATGTGATATCAAGCTCCAAAACTACTATTATCAGTTGGGCTGGTATATGAACGATGTTCTATGGGTACAGCTAATCTATAAGTTTGGGAATGTTCCGGCCTTGATGGTATCGATTGGCGCATTATGTTTGTTTGCACATTCATTTCGGCAACGATCCCGATATCAGCGCAATCGTAAATTATATATATTTCTAGTATTAGCGATGATTCTTGGTCCTGGAATTGTGGTCAACAGTATACTAAAAGACAATTGGGGACGCCCACGGCCACGAGAACTGCAAATCTATGGAGGAAAATATCAATATGAAGCCCCATTGCAAATTGATACAAGTTCAACCGGTAAATCTTTTCCTTGTGGTCACGCAACAATGGGTTTTTATTTCTTTGCTCCAGCACTGGTATTGGGCTTAAAAAGAAAGCTCTATCAATATATGCTTTTCTTGTTTGCTTTGCTTTATGGCTCTCTGATCGGTTGGGTAAGGATTATGCAGGGAGGTCACTTTTTAAGTGATGTGTTGTATTCGGGAGTAATTGTATATTTGTGTACCTACACGTTATGGCTAGCTTTGAGTTTAGATCAAAAACCTTTTATTAGTAAAAGAAATGTAAGATTGAGGTTAAAAATATGGCATAAAGCTTTGTTTCTTTTAAGTGGTATAGCCATTGTTGCAGGTGTTTTATTGGCGACACCCTATAGTAAAAATCAGCAGATATCTAATCTTGAGGTTGGTAACAAAGAGTTAGTTATCGATATTCAGAAAGCTCATGTATCATTGTTTTTTAGCGATTCCCTATATGTGGCGAACAAGGTGCAAGGCTTTGGCTTTCCTGGTTCAAAAGCGCTAATGGAACTTAGCGAAGAAACAAATTCGATTATTCTATACCAGAATGTTGCGGGATTCTTTACGGAAATGAATTCTGAGATACAAATCGTTGCCGATACACTATGCACAAAAAATCTTAGGTTAAGCATCCAAGAAGGAGATCTATTTATAGACGCTAGTGCTGCTAGGCGTTCTCAAATAGGTATTCAAGAGGAAACAAGTGAGGTATCAGATTCAAGCAAGAAGTACATAATTAAAGCTCAAAAAGTAATCTATAGACAGTAA
- a CDS encoding 30S ribosomal protein S1, with amino-acid sequence MLNHDQNPVDPEIKIEGEDTASKSTEVETELENKEEPKIEETTPETEIDEPEEPVAEMIQEEASQSEEVREEASQSEEVREEASQSEVVPEEETIEEPKEELSPEELEHENMLSMYEESFSNFKVGEIIEGTIVDISDKEVRVDIGFKSEGVIPITEFAYSGPPEKYSTIRVFINKIESGDGRLQLSKKKADYQENIERIKKAFEEGSPLTGIIRRRVKGGMIVEVFGIEGFLPGSQMSMKPIPNLDQFIGKEMQFKVVNLDEEHSNIILSRRAVMEEEAAKKREELLSKIEVDSELEGEVKNITQYGAFIDLGGIDGLLHLTDMSWGKLNHPSEMLSIGDKVKVKVINFDLETNKISLGLKQLVPHPWENIEIKYPEGTRITGKVVNVKSFGAFVELEPGVEGLVHISEMSWTKKITDARKILKNGDTINAIVLELDKENKRISLGMKQMDPNPWLTIEDRYPIGTVLKRKVKSLTAFGAFVEIEEGIDGLVHISDISWTKRIYHPREVFRKGQEIESIILSIDKAQHRIALGVKQLAPDPWENLNQNLPVNTEVIGKISKLIPKGVLVDIPLNEDVVEGFIPISHLALLKLEHSEDAFHVGEELPLKVIELDMENRRLILSVKAFFFSRDPKLQEEYIAIHEQYMRDRLARMQKKKAERLQKEKQAAEAAAIQEDNIVVENNEPIASEATERPAEISDIQQDTNTEAEVQAEQKIEESTANETDKIEDIATDEVANEEVPVEGTVKEEVPAEEALPEQEIVEENQEIVDNTEAITEAVVETDVDTIEDEPKTTV; translated from the coding sequence ATGTTAAATCATGATCAAAACCCAGTCGATCCCGAGATCAAAATCGAAGGTGAAGACACAGCGTCGAAATCAACGGAAGTAGAAACAGAGCTCGAAAATAAAGAAGAGCCGAAAATTGAAGAAACAACACCTGAAACAGAAATTGATGAACCTGAAGAGCCTGTGGCAGAGATGATTCAAGAAGAAGCTTCTCAATCCGAAGAAGTACGGGAAGAAGCTTCTCAATCTGAAGAAGTACGGGAAGAGGCTTCTCAATCTGAAGTAGTACCGGAAGAAGAAACCATTGAAGAGCCCAAAGAAGAGCTTAGCCCAGAAGAATTGGAACATGAGAATATGCTTAGCATGTATGAAGAATCGTTCTCCAATTTTAAGGTTGGCGAGATCATCGAAGGCACAATAGTTGATATTTCCGATAAAGAAGTGCGAGTGGATATTGGCTTTAAAAGCGAAGGTGTTATCCCAATCACTGAATTTGCTTATAGCGGACCACCAGAAAAATATAGCACGATTAGAGTGTTTATAAACAAGATAGAGAGTGGTGATGGTCGCTTGCAGCTTTCCAAAAAGAAGGCCGATTACCAAGAAAACATTGAACGCATCAAAAAAGCCTTCGAAGAAGGCAGTCCACTTACCGGCATCATTCGTCGTAGAGTTAAAGGCGGAATGATTGTTGAAGTGTTTGGAATTGAAGGATTCCTTCCCGGTAGCCAGATGTCCATGAAGCCAATTCCCAATCTTGATCAGTTCATTGGCAAAGAAATGCAATTCAAAGTAGTGAATCTGGATGAAGAACATAGCAATATTATTCTTTCCAGGCGGGCAGTGATGGAAGAAGAAGCAGCCAAAAAGCGTGAAGAATTACTCAGCAAGATTGAAGTTGACAGTGAATTGGAAGGTGAAGTAAAAAACATTACGCAATATGGGGCGTTTATCGACCTAGGCGGAATAGACGGTCTCTTGCATCTTACCGATATGAGTTGGGGTAAGTTAAATCATCCCTCCGAAATGCTTTCCATTGGAGACAAAGTAAAAGTGAAGGTGATCAATTTTGATCTGGAAACAAATAAAATTTCTCTTGGCCTAAAACAATTAGTACCCCATCCTTGGGAAAATATCGAAATTAAATATCCAGAAGGTACAAGGATAACTGGGAAAGTAGTAAACGTAAAAAGCTTTGGGGCTTTCGTAGAACTTGAACCTGGAGTAGAAGGTTTGGTTCACATCAGTGAAATGAGTTGGACCAAAAAGATTACCGATGCTCGCAAAATCCTAAAAAACGGTGACACCATCAATGCGATAGTATTGGAATTGGATAAAGAGAATAAAAGGATTTCTTTGGGGATGAAGCAAATGGACCCAAATCCTTGGTTAACTATCGAAGATCGCTATCCCATCGGTACGGTTCTGAAACGCAAAGTTAAGAGCCTTACAGCTTTCGGTGCATTTGTGGAAATAGAAGAAGGCATCGATGGCTTAGTGCATATTTCTGATATTAGCTGGACGAAACGGATCTATCACCCTCGTGAAGTATTTCGCAAGGGACAAGAGATAGAAAGTATAATTCTTTCCATCGACAAGGCTCAGCACCGTATAGCGCTGGGAGTTAAACAATTAGCTCCAGACCCATGGGAAAACCTTAATCAGAACTTGCCTGTTAATACTGAAGTAATTGGAAAAATTTCGAAACTGATTCCCAAAGGCGTATTGGTAGATATTCCATTAAATGAAGATGTTGTGGAAGGATTTATCCCAATATCACATCTTGCTCTCCTCAAACTTGAACATAGTGAAGACGCTTTCCATGTTGGCGAAGAATTGCCCTTAAAAGTAATTGAACTTGATATGGAAAATCGCCGTTTGATTCTTTCAGTAAAAGCCTTCTTCTTCTCTCGCGACCCAAAACTACAGGAAGAATACATCGCTATCCATGAGCAGTATATGCGCGATAGACTGGCCAGAATGCAGAAGAAAAAAGCCGAGAGACTCCAAAAAGAGAAGCAAGCCGCAGAAGCCGCCGCAATCCAAGAAGATAATATCGTTGTTGAAAATAATGAACCTATTGCCAGTGAAGCAACTGAGCGACCCGCCGAAATATCTGATATTCAGCAGGATACTAATACGGAGGCTGAGGTTCAGGCAGAGCAAAAGATTGAAGAAAGCACTGCGAATGAAACGGATAAGATTGAGGATATTGCTACTGATGAAGTTGCCAATGAAGAAGTACCAGTAGAAGGGACTGTAAAAGAAGAAGTCCCAGCAGAGGAAGCTTTACCGGAGCAAGAAATAGTTGAAGAAAATCAAGAAATAGTCGATAATACTGAAGCAATTACCGAAGCAGTAGTTGAGACTGATGTTGATACAATTGAAGATGAACCCAAAACTACCGTTTAA
- the ispH gene encoding 4-hydroxy-3-methylbut-2-enyl diphosphate reductase, with amino-acid sequence MIVRLADFSGFCFGVRRAIQLALEAVERGENVFTLGELIHNPQFVKELEGKGIKVAKSASELHNSVVIIRSHGITKQEYEILSEQGNRIVDATCPYVTKTHDLIRQANSEGYPVCILGDENHPEIIGMRSFGNNDTMVVAPQAPLPKALGKRLCVISQTTQKIEYLNDLVVRLIPKLMELKIFNTICLATSQRQNSSAELAKNSDLMIVIGGKQSSNTKMLANVCAEYTACIHIETEDELDPTMLADKERIGIAAGASTPENRIVSVYNRILKINGEEDLATSIQNIPLFKEESC; translated from the coding sequence ATGATAGTAAGATTGGCTGATTTTTCTGGTTTTTGTTTTGGTGTACGTCGCGCTATTCAGTTAGCTCTTGAAGCAGTTGAAAGAGGAGAGAATGTCTTTACATTGGGAGAGCTTATCCACAATCCACAGTTTGTAAAAGAATTGGAAGGGAAAGGCATCAAGGTAGCAAAATCTGCCTCAGAATTGCACAATAGCGTAGTAATCATACGCTCTCACGGCATAACAAAACAGGAATACGAGATTCTATCTGAACAAGGTAACCGTATTGTGGATGCCACGTGCCCTTATGTAACTAAAACGCATGATCTTATCCGGCAAGCAAATTCTGAAGGGTATCCCGTATGTATTTTAGGAGATGAAAACCATCCTGAGATCATTGGAATGCGAAGTTTTGGCAATAATGATACAATGGTTGTAGCTCCTCAAGCGCCTTTACCAAAAGCTCTGGGTAAGAGATTATGCGTAATCTCACAAACAACACAAAAGATAGAATATCTTAACGATTTGGTAGTACGGCTGATTCCCAAATTGATGGAGCTTAAAATATTTAACACCATCTGCCTTGCAACCAGTCAGAGACAAAATTCTAGTGCCGAATTGGCAAAGAACAGCGATCTTATGATAGTAATTGGTGGAAAACAAAGCTCAAATACTAAGATGTTGGCAAATGTTTGTGCAGAATACACTGCTTGCATTCACATCGAAACTGAAGATGAACTGGATCCAACAATGCTGGCAGACAAAGAAAGAATAGGTATTGCTGCGGGTGCCAGCACTCCCGAAAACCGTATTGTATCTGTATATAATAGAATTTTAAAAATAAATGGGGAGGAAGACTTGGCAACGAGTATTCAGAATATCCCCTTGTTTAAGGAGGAATCATGTTAA
- the cmk gene encoding (d)CMP kinase yields MRKIIIAIDGPAASGKSTAAKLLAKKLGYLYIDTGAMYRACALAALRQNVDIKNDNELIKLMNSIKVEIQQSNSGNIIILDGEDVSQEIREPDISRRASAISAKRVVREKMVELQRTIGEKGGVILDGRDIGTIVFPHAELKFFMVAPIEIRAQRRYLELKAKGLNPNFEIVLEELQDRDLADSSRALAPLIPASDAISIDNGSLSIEEQVGVLYSYYQKQMEGL; encoded by the coding sequence ATGAGAAAGATTATCATTGCTATCGATGGTCCAGCAGCTTCCGGTAAAAGTACTGCAGCTAAGCTTTTAGCAAAGAAGCTTGGCTATCTGTATATCGATACAGGTGCCATGTACCGAGCTTGTGCTTTGGCGGCATTACGCCAAAATGTCGATATAAAAAATGATAATGAACTTATAAAGCTCATGAACTCCATCAAAGTAGAAATACAGCAGAGTAACAGCGGAAACATTATCATCCTTGATGGTGAGGATGTATCTCAAGAAATCCGCGAGCCAGATATTTCCCGCAGAGCTTCAGCGATATCGGCAAAGCGTGTTGTGCGAGAAAAAATGGTTGAATTACAGCGCACTATTGGAGAAAAAGGCGGGGTAATTTTGGATGGTAGAGATATTGGAACAATAGTCTTTCCACATGCTGAATTGAAGTTTTTCATGGTGGCACCCATTGAGATAAGAGCGCAAAGACGATATTTAGAACTAAAGGCAAAAGGCCTAAACCCAAATTTTGAAATTGTATTAGAAGAACTGCAAGATCGAGACTTAGCAGATAGTTCACGTGCCTTGGCTCCATTAATTCCAGCATCGGATGCAATCTCTATTGATAATGGCTCACTTAGTATTGAAGAACAAGTGGGAGTGCTTTATTCGTATTACCAAAAACAAATGGAAGGGCTATGA